A single genomic interval of Candidatus Hydrogenedentota bacterium harbors:
- a CDS encoding CNNM domain-containing protein, translating into MEAALFEIGIIFILILANGAFAMSEIAVVSSRKSLLQKWADDGDKRASAALDLANSPSRFLATVQVGITLIGVCAGAFGGATLSEEIAVALNQVPALAPYSEGIALGIVVLAISYCSLILGELVPKRLALTKPETIASVMARPMNLLSRVTSPVVRVISASTDGVIRLLGNPASADHQITPEEISLLLEQGARSGIIETLERDMVESVLQLDERRIS; encoded by the coding sequence ATGGAAGCCGCCCTTTTCGAGATTGGCATTATTTTCATTCTTATCCTCGCAAACGGCGCATTCGCAATGTCCGAGATTGCGGTCGTATCCTCGCGTAAATCCTTGCTGCAAAAATGGGCCGACGACGGCGACAAGCGTGCGTCTGCCGCGCTGGACCTTGCAAACTCCCCCAGCCGGTTCCTGGCCACGGTCCAGGTCGGGATAACGCTCATTGGCGTGTGCGCGGGCGCATTTGGCGGAGCAACGCTCTCCGAAGAAATTGCCGTAGCCCTTAATCAGGTGCCCGCTCTCGCCCCCTACAGCGAGGGAATAGCACTGGGCATCGTCGTCCTCGCCATAAGCTATTGCTCGTTAATTCTGGGCGAACTTGTTCCCAAACGCCTCGCCCTCACAAAACCCGAGACGATCGCGTCTGTCATGGCGCGACCCATGAATCTCCTTTCGCGAGTCACCTCTCCGGTCGTGCGAGTCATCAGCGCGTCCACCGACGGTGTCATCCGGCTTCTGGGGAATCCCGCCTCCGCCGACCACCAAATCACGCCAGAGGAGATCTCGTTGCTTCTTGAGCAGGGCGCCCGGAGCGGCATCATAGAAACGCTCGAGCGCGACATGGTCGAAAGCGTCCTTCAACTGGATGAACGGCGCATCTC
- the rplM gene encoding 50S ribosomal protein L13: MSTYVPREGEVKKNWLIIDAEGQVLGRVASEAAKLLRGKHKPQYTPYLDCGDHVIIINAAKAKVTGSKFQDKMYYRHSGYPGGIKEVSYGELVAKHPTRAMFLAVKGMLPHNRLGRKLAKHIRVYADAEHPHAAQGPKVHSF, from the coding sequence GTGTCGACGTATGTTCCCCGCGAGGGGGAAGTTAAGAAGAACTGGCTAATCATCGACGCCGAGGGGCAGGTGCTGGGGCGCGTAGCCTCCGAGGCGGCGAAGTTGCTTCGTGGCAAGCATAAGCCGCAGTACACGCCGTACTTGGATTGTGGCGACCACGTGATCATTATCAATGCTGCCAAGGCGAAGGTCACGGGAAGCAAATTCCAGGACAAGATGTACTACCGGCACTCGGGTTATCCGGGCGGTATCAAGGAAGTGTCGTACGGAGAGTTGGTTGCCAAGCATCCGACGCGCGCGATGTTTCTTGCGGTGAAGGGCATGCTGCCCCACAATCGCCTTGGCCGGAAGCTCGCGAAACATATCCGTGTGTATGCCGATGCGGAGCATCCGCACGCAGCGCAGGGTCCCAAGGTTCACAGTTTCTAA
- the rpsI gene encoding 30S ribosomal protein S9, translating into MNEVVTVGRRKTASARVRIQPGTGNIVVNGKPVAEYLAREVLVMMARQPFEVTDSVNKFDARVICDGGGLAGQAGAIRLGIARALVEVDEKYRSPLRRAGLLTRDAREVERKKYGRPGARKRFQFSKR; encoded by the coding sequence ATGAATGAAGTGGTAACGGTTGGCCGGCGCAAAACGGCGTCTGCTCGGGTGCGGATTCAGCCGGGTACGGGCAACATCGTGGTGAACGGAAAGCCCGTCGCCGAATACTTGGCGCGCGAAGTGCTCGTTATGATGGCACGTCAGCCGTTTGAAGTCACGGACAGCGTGAACAAGTTCGATGCGCGAGTCATCTGCGATGGCGGCGGCTTGGCCGGACAGGCCGGCGCGATTCGCCTTGGCATTGCGCGCGCGCTTGTTGAAGTGGACGAGAAATATCGCTCGCCGTTGCGCCGCGCCGGGTTGTTGACCCGTGACGCCCGCGAAGTCGAACGCAAAAAGTACGGTCGTCCTGGCGCTCGCAAGCGGTTCCAGTTCTCGAAGCGCTAG
- a CDS encoding diguanylate cyclase: MLVTISATLLVMAVFLFLLTNFILLRTFSELESADVRAHTSRGKSALQNDIDSIGMTVGDWAPWDDTYRFVSGNNPDYIKDNLGDSSIANLRLNFVVFVDNSARVVYSRGFDWEKVTDAPIPEDLLGSLDEGSPLLHKDHPAETKGILLLKEHIALVASAPILTSEFTGPVNGTLIMGRFLNEAEIRRISELARLDLTFKRADARDLTAWEKGVLDAKGSDAQFREVDSNFAIGSMAIHDIYDRPAILLSCTLERKVYNAGRALNISFLLLLMVLGGVFTGIMFLVIRQHTLSRLVQVADGIRKIESSGDIRTRVPVKGKDELASLAIGINEMLESIQRYEQNLRVSEERYRGVVEDQTEIICRFYLPDTQLAFVNDACAKFFRLPREAMIGRPLLQFLPESDQQNMLDRIQTLGPHNQVVVYEQAFVRPDGNICWLHWTDRAILNENGEIAEIQSVGRDITDIKRVEEELRRLSMTDGLTGAYNRRYFVARLSAELDRAIRYEHPLSVAILDIDHFKSINDAHGHLVGDRVICALTMVAQERIRRVDVFARWGGEEFIILFPETNLDGAYQATRDLCSHLAGLELLTDNGRISFTVSAGIAEHSPQSPLTLDDLIRDADTALYEAKNSGRNCIRRSVLRAS; the protein is encoded by the coding sequence ATGCTGGTGACAATTTCCGCCACCTTACTGGTGATGGCGGTTTTCTTGTTTCTTCTGACGAACTTCATCCTTCTAAGAACCTTTTCAGAACTCGAATCGGCAGATGTGCGCGCTCATACCTCGCGCGGCAAGTCCGCCCTTCAAAACGACATCGATTCCATCGGCATGACCGTCGGCGATTGGGCACCCTGGGATGATACGTACCGCTTTGTTTCCGGCAACAATCCGGATTACATCAAGGACAACCTGGGCGACTCTTCCATTGCGAATCTCCGGCTCAACTTCGTCGTATTTGTGGACAATTCCGCTCGGGTCGTTTATTCGAGGGGATTCGACTGGGAAAAAGTAACCGACGCGCCTATCCCCGAGGATCTCTTGGGATCTCTCGATGAGGGCAGCCCACTTCTCCACAAAGACCACCCGGCTGAGACTAAAGGGATCCTTTTGCTCAAGGAGCACATTGCGCTTGTGGCCAGCGCTCCCATTCTAACCAGCGAATTCACCGGGCCCGTGAACGGAACCTTAATCATGGGACGATTCCTCAATGAGGCAGAGATTCGGCGGATTTCAGAACTGGCCCGACTCGACCTCACGTTCAAGCGTGCGGACGCGCGCGATCTCACCGCCTGGGAGAAAGGAGTTTTGGACGCAAAAGGCAGCGACGCCCAGTTCAGGGAAGTGGACTCGAACTTCGCAATCGGAAGTATGGCCATCCACGACATTTACGATAGGCCCGCCATATTGTTGTCCTGCACCCTGGAGCGCAAGGTCTACAATGCAGGGCGCGCCCTCAACATCTCTTTTTTGCTTCTCCTTATGGTACTGGGAGGAGTCTTCACAGGCATTATGTTCCTGGTCATCCGCCAACACACGCTATCGCGCCTTGTACAGGTTGCTGACGGGATTCGGAAAATTGAGTCAAGTGGAGACATCAGGACACGGGTGCCAGTCAAGGGGAAAGACGAGTTGGCGTCGCTCGCTATCGGCATCAACGAAATGCTGGAATCGATTCAACGCTACGAACAAAACCTGCGCGTTAGCGAAGAACGGTACCGCGGCGTTGTCGAAGATCAGACCGAGATCATCTGCCGTTTCTACTTACCGGACACCCAACTCGCCTTCGTGAACGACGCGTGCGCCAAGTTTTTCAGGTTGCCGCGAGAGGCGATGATCGGAAGGCCGTTGCTGCAATTCCTTCCCGAATCCGACCAGCAGAATATGCTTGATCGAATCCAGACCCTGGGACCCCACAATCAAGTTGTCGTGTACGAACAGGCCTTTGTTCGCCCAGACGGTAACATTTGCTGGCTGCACTGGACCGACCGCGCCATTCTCAACGAAAACGGCGAGATTGCCGAGATTCAATCCGTGGGCCGCGACATCACGGATATCAAGCGAGTCGAAGAGGAGCTTCGCCGCCTTTCCATGACCGACGGCCTTACTGGCGCTTACAACCGGCGCTATTTTGTTGCTCGGCTATCCGCGGAGCTTGACAGGGCAATCCGCTACGAGCACCCCCTCTCGGTGGCCATTCTCGACATCGATCACTTCAAGAGCATCAACGATGCACACGGTCATCTGGTTGGAGACCGCGTCATCTGCGCGCTGACCATGGTCGCTCAAGAGCGCATACGAAGAGTCGACGTGTTTGCGCGTTGGGGCGGAGAGGAATTCATCATCCTCTTTCCGGAAACCAATCTGGACGGAGCCTACCAAGCCACGCGTGACCTCTGTTCGCACTTGGCGGGACTTGAGCTGCTCACCGACAATGGACGCATCTCCTTCACGGTCAGCGCGGGAATCGCAGAACACAGCCCGCAATCGCCGTTGACGCTTGACGACCTCATTCGCGACGCGGATACGGCTCTCTACGAAGCCAAGAACTCCGGGCGCAATTGCATCAGGCGGAGCGTGCTCCGCGCGTCCTGA
- a CDS encoding DUF4091 domain-containing protein: MKSRLAAGALIAMLMPMAHAQKMEIWSVDPLIKVFRDAEPARGGTIVAEAARGEHVSLQVVVRSASEISGLKAEVTPFSIRGGGEPLKAIAPRFVGYVPVDRPIQKPPKDELRMPPADYPDPLLEVEQIDVAANQVQPIWVTVKVPVDAKPGVYRAELRVDGTTDGKPVKAKERLAIRVYPVTVEKTRLKVTDWFGVNALHLDVKLEGNDDEYFNLLGRFARNMAEHRHNVALISPLSLATFSASADGKLQADWTRFDRFVDVCIDAGLVGTIEGGHIGGRVGDWSSQFGVTIVGVQDGKAVMKSADPASPEADAFYAWYFPALIAHLKEKGWLDRYIQHLADEPIPSNVESWKAIAALVRKYAPELRTIDACHTKELVGSMDIWVPQLNYLHQDFAHYQERQKAGDEVWFYTCVYPQGEYANRFIEQPLIKTRLLHWINFKYGITGYLHWGYNHWRAESPYTSTTVAHGGPPYLPAGDPWIVYPGKNGPWDSIRWEAMRDGIVDHELLSMLAEEQSRSMKRIKEKDTVQTLASSFVLDFDKYNTDVQQFRKARRELLKQLSAYQK, from the coding sequence ATGAAAAGTCGACTAGCGGCAGGCGCGCTGATCGCCATGCTAATGCCAATGGCCCACGCACAGAAGATGGAAATCTGGAGCGTAGACCCGTTAATAAAGGTGTTCCGTGACGCGGAACCCGCCCGAGGCGGCACGATCGTCGCGGAAGCCGCACGCGGCGAACATGTAAGTCTGCAAGTGGTGGTACGGTCGGCCTCCGAAATATCCGGCCTCAAAGCAGAAGTCACTCCGTTCAGTATTAGGGGCGGAGGGGAGCCTCTGAAGGCCATTGCACCGCGATTTGTGGGATATGTCCCTGTCGATCGGCCCATCCAAAAGCCCCCCAAGGACGAACTGAGAATGCCTCCGGCGGATTATCCTGATCCCTTGCTGGAAGTGGAGCAGATAGATGTAGCCGCAAATCAGGTGCAACCGATCTGGGTGACGGTCAAAGTTCCGGTTGACGCGAAACCCGGAGTCTATCGTGCTGAACTTCGAGTCGATGGGACTACCGACGGGAAGCCGGTAAAGGCCAAGGAACGCCTCGCGATTCGCGTATATCCGGTGACCGTGGAGAAGACGCGGCTTAAGGTCACGGACTGGTTCGGTGTGAACGCGTTGCACCTGGACGTGAAGTTGGAAGGAAATGACGACGAGTACTTCAACCTCTTGGGACGTTTTGCGCGCAACATGGCCGAGCACCGCCACAATGTAGCGCTTATCTCACCGCTGTCACTGGCAACGTTTTCGGCGAGTGCAGACGGAAAGCTGCAAGCCGACTGGACTCGATTCGATCGCTTTGTCGATGTGTGCATCGACGCGGGGTTGGTGGGTACCATCGAAGGTGGACACATTGGCGGGCGAGTGGGGGATTGGTCATCGCAGTTCGGGGTGACGATCGTGGGCGTCCAAGACGGAAAGGCCGTGATGAAGTCCGCCGATCCCGCGAGTCCGGAAGCGGACGCCTTTTACGCATGGTATTTCCCCGCCTTAATTGCGCATCTGAAAGAAAAAGGGTGGCTCGACCGCTACATTCAGCATTTGGCGGACGAACCCATTCCCAGCAACGTCGAAAGCTGGAAAGCCATCGCTGCGTTGGTGCGGAAGTATGCTCCCGAGTTGCGGACCATAGATGCATGCCACACAAAGGAACTTGTCGGTTCCATGGACATCTGGGTGCCGCAACTCAACTACCTGCATCAAGACTTCGCTCACTACCAGGAGAGGCAGAAGGCCGGCGACGAAGTTTGGTTCTACACGTGCGTTTACCCGCAAGGTGAATACGCGAATCGCTTTATTGAGCAACCGTTAATCAAGACTCGCCTGCTGCATTGGATCAACTTCAAGTACGGCATAACCGGCTACTTGCATTGGGGCTACAACCATTGGCGCGCGGAGAGTCCATACACCAGCACCACCGTTGCGCACGGCGGCCCTCCGTATCTGCCTGCGGGCGACCCGTGGATTGTGTATCCGGGGAAGAACGGACCCTGGGATTCGATACGATGGGAAGCCATGCGCGATGGCATCGTCGATCATGAGTTGTTGAGTATGCTGGCCGAAGAACAGTCTCGGTCCATGAAACGGATCAAAGAGAAGGACACGGTGCAGACTCTGGCGAGTAGCTTCGTGTTGGACTTTGACAAATACAACACGGACGTGCAGCAATTCCGCAAAGCGCGACGTGAGTTGTTGAAGCAATTAAGCGCATATCAGAAGTAG
- a CDS encoding family 14 glycosylhydrolase, translating into MTREISVSMKCTATILFVGALSLLCLAAYADESEEKLIFEAGRADLSGALANADECEAVSVEGVTYLNIAQETDPYEPRAYRIAFPSALLRGQDSAVLEIGFYDGGAGLIRPALRVGRHKIGIERQRSYTRLNTKQQRLAFFELVTKDIPDGEVELAIAGLQALRSIRILPAFSDARWDEVAARVPRKVAPMVTLQRPTDLVTTAGIRVMGTNPNPNDDIAAVRELAPLARVLGFNAIEMYVRWNVLEPEKEGVFDFSYYDSLVSVLQEYDLKWFPLLIVGSAYALPKWFIESNENVGFVCLEHGISNPIQSIWSPYQSRHVTRVLHAFGAHYEPTGTLLGVRLGPSGNYGESQYPAGGNWPIEGKSMHIHIGMWAGDAYGRANFIETMRSKYEDITKLNAAWDASLPNFEAIPIVLPATMVSRRQRIDFASWYTKSMSDWCGWWAEEAARAMPNTMIYQSAGGWGFLEAGTSYSDQTKAMVPIRGGIRLTNETDNFEQNICATRLAATAARLYGTKLGYEPASSHTARGIVSRLFNTATTNGDHFFTYSGNIFNSAMAIDKWLKYLPLMDVRQEPLVEVAVYYPETMNQLDDGAFRELYAWGFNPRAEAIRRAVEIDYLDDNLIKDGFLDRYKVLAFAWGNTIEKDVLERIDAWIQSGGVVLYPSFPRGPLATVEGDDTVFSKWEAGDTGKGRLSRFKGDMDPVSLYGEFVRRELRSIEGLHPWTKAVVDVDWPDYTFASVQKDGHILILNYENTPHTVEFPGGKRVDVEAYGISRCKL; encoded by the coding sequence ATGACGAGGGAAATTTCCGTGAGTATGAAGTGCACTGCAACGATTCTTTTCGTGGGTGCGCTATCACTTTTGTGTTTGGCTGCATATGCGGACGAATCCGAGGAGAAGCTGATCTTTGAGGCAGGGCGAGCCGATCTTTCCGGTGCTTTGGCGAACGCGGATGAATGCGAGGCAGTGAGTGTCGAGGGTGTCACTTACCTCAATATCGCGCAAGAGACGGATCCCTATGAACCGAGAGCGTATCGCATCGCGTTTCCCTCGGCCTTGTTGCGCGGACAGGACAGTGCCGTCCTGGAAATCGGTTTCTACGACGGGGGCGCTGGACTCATCCGGCCTGCGTTGCGCGTGGGCCGTCACAAGATTGGGATTGAACGTCAGCGTTCGTACACGAGATTGAATACGAAACAGCAACGGCTCGCCTTTTTCGAATTGGTTACAAAAGACATTCCGGACGGCGAAGTGGAACTCGCTATCGCGGGACTTCAGGCTCTCCGCTCGATACGAATCCTCCCCGCGTTCTCGGATGCCCGGTGGGATGAGGTCGCTGCGCGTGTGCCTCGAAAGGTCGCGCCGATGGTCACGCTGCAACGGCCAACGGATCTTGTGACGACTGCGGGAATCCGTGTGATGGGCACGAATCCGAATCCGAATGACGACATCGCCGCGGTGCGAGAACTTGCCCCCTTGGCTCGAGTCCTCGGCTTCAACGCGATCGAGATGTATGTGCGGTGGAACGTGCTGGAACCCGAGAAAGAAGGTGTCTTCGATTTCTCCTACTACGATTCCCTTGTTTCGGTCTTGCAGGAATACGATCTGAAGTGGTTCCCGCTTCTGATTGTTGGTTCCGCCTACGCGTTACCCAAATGGTTCATTGAGAGCAACGAGAATGTCGGGTTCGTCTGTCTGGAGCACGGGATTTCGAACCCCATTCAGAGCATTTGGAGTCCTTATCAAAGCCGCCACGTCACCCGGGTGTTGCACGCATTTGGCGCTCATTATGAACCCACGGGGACGCTGCTCGGGGTGCGCCTCGGGCCCAGCGGCAATTACGGCGAATCGCAGTATCCCGCGGGCGGGAATTGGCCCATCGAAGGCAAGAGCATGCACATTCACATTGGCATGTGGGCCGGCGATGCCTACGGCCGTGCCAACTTCATAGAGACCATGCGCAGCAAGTACGAAGACATCACGAAACTAAACGCAGCATGGGACGCGTCCTTGCCCAACTTCGAGGCGATTCCCATTGTGCTTCCGGCCACGATGGTCTCACGCCGGCAGCGTATCGACTTCGCCTCGTGGTACACGAAGTCCATGTCGGACTGGTGTGGGTGGTGGGCTGAGGAAGCTGCGCGCGCCATGCCGAACACGATGATCTATCAGTCTGCGGGAGGTTGGGGATTTCTGGAAGCGGGCACGAGTTACAGCGACCAGACGAAGGCGATGGTTCCGATTCGCGGTGGCATTCGCCTAACGAACGAGACCGACAACTTCGAGCAGAACATCTGCGCAACACGATTGGCGGCGACTGCTGCGCGTCTTTACGGGACCAAGTTGGGTTACGAGCCAGCGAGCTCGCACACGGCACGCGGAATCGTGAGCCGCTTATTCAACACGGCAACAACGAATGGAGATCACTTCTTCACGTACTCCGGCAACATCTTCAATAGTGCCATGGCAATCGACAAATGGCTGAAGTACCTGCCGTTGATGGATGTGAGGCAGGAGCCGCTCGTTGAAGTGGCGGTGTACTACCCGGAAACGATGAACCAACTTGATGACGGCGCGTTTCGAGAACTGTATGCGTGGGGATTCAATCCGCGCGCAGAGGCAATCCGCCGCGCTGTAGAGATTGATTACCTGGACGACAATTTAATCAAGGACGGGTTTCTGGACCGCTACAAAGTGCTGGCCTTCGCATGGGGGAACACGATCGAAAAGGACGTGCTGGAACGCATAGACGCGTGGATACAAAGTGGAGGCGTTGTCTTGTATCCGTCGTTCCCGCGTGGACCGCTCGCGACTGTGGAAGGAGACGACACCGTGTTCTCCAAATGGGAGGCTGGAGACACCGGTAAGGGTAGACTCTCTCGCTTCAAGGGCGATATGGACCCCGTAAGTCTGTACGGTGAATTCGTGCGCAGAGAACTTCGGAGTATCGAAGGCCTGCACCCGTGGACCAAAGCCGTCGTGGACGTCGACTGGCCTGATTATACGTTTGCGTCCGTTCAGAAGGACGGCCATATACTTATCCTCAATTACGAGAATACACCGCACACGGTAGAGTTCCCAGGAGGGAAGCGCGTTGATGTGGAAGCGTACGGTATCTCGCGCTGCAAGCTGTAA
- a CDS encoding UPF0175 family protein, with protein sequence MSTLTIELPSDVRPDEATLMLAMKLWETGRLSLGQAAQLAGFSKRAFVELLGKHNIPLFDYPPGEFD encoded by the coding sequence ATGAGTACCTTGACGATCGAGCTTCCATCAGACGTTCGCCCAGACGAGGCGACCCTCATGCTGGCGATGAAACTCTGGGAAACCGGTCGGCTGTCTTTGGGGCAGGCCGCACAGCTTGCGGGGTTTTCCAAGCGCGCTTTCGTCGAACTGCTCGGCAAGCACAACATTCCGCTGTTCGACTATCCTCCGGGTGAATTTGATTGA
- a CDS encoding YgiQ family radical SAM protein has translation MTREEMDARGWSELDVLLIGGDAYVDHPAFGVALLGRWLCAKGFRVGVVAQPRWTTTDDITRMGRPRLFAGVTAGTVDSMLAHYTAFRKKRSDDAYTPGGQAGARPNRASIVYANLAKQAFPGLPIVLGGIEASLRRASHYDFWTDKIRPSILLDSKADLVVYGMGERAILEIAERLQAHCESSDSDTRAPGLLRGIPGTVFAISSLDALRDVPNAPELDSMLTFASHAEIAAEPKALMKATLAMERQVHQGKHWAIQETNGRYLVFTAPADALSREELDELYSLPYTRSPHPSYTKPIPAARMIQFSVTSHRGCAGGCSFCSITLHQGRQITSRSAESIKEEVRSLTHHPDWSGSVSDVGGPTANMWGARCAADHTICKRADCLTPTVCKYFETQDAELVELLRSLREMDGVKHVRVASGVRYDLADANGEYLRALVREFVGGQLKVAPEHQSDHVLKLMRKPSFAAFERFLGAFQRESHHAHKEQYVIPYLISAFPGCTDDDMRGLSQWLKERGWKPQQVQCFIPTPGSVATAMFHACIDPKGNPIPVAKSDKDRMRQHYMLLTNKDAKEENFDL, from the coding sequence ATGACGCGCGAGGAAATGGACGCGCGTGGATGGTCTGAGTTGGATGTGCTCCTGATTGGCGGCGATGCCTATGTCGATCATCCCGCTTTCGGGGTGGCCCTGTTGGGCCGCTGGCTTTGCGCCAAAGGGTTTCGCGTGGGCGTCGTCGCGCAACCGCGCTGGACAACGACGGATGACATCACGCGGATGGGGCGGCCGCGTTTGTTCGCGGGCGTCACCGCGGGCACGGTCGATTCGATGCTTGCGCACTACACGGCATTTCGCAAGAAGCGCAGCGACGACGCCTATACACCCGGTGGCCAAGCCGGAGCCCGGCCCAATCGCGCGAGTATCGTGTACGCCAACCTTGCCAAGCAGGCATTCCCCGGTTTGCCCATCGTGCTTGGCGGGATAGAAGCCTCTCTGCGACGCGCCAGCCACTACGATTTCTGGACTGACAAGATCCGTCCCTCAATTCTCCTGGACAGTAAGGCCGACCTCGTGGTCTATGGCATGGGCGAGCGCGCCATCCTCGAAATCGCCGAACGCCTGCAAGCCCATTGCGAATCGAGCGATTCCGATACGCGTGCGCCGGGCCTTTTGCGGGGCATACCTGGAACGGTCTTCGCCATATCGTCACTCGATGCTTTGCGCGATGTGCCGAACGCTCCGGAACTCGATTCAATGCTGACCTTCGCGTCGCATGCGGAGATCGCCGCCGAGCCAAAAGCCTTGATGAAAGCTACGCTGGCGATGGAGCGTCAAGTACACCAAGGCAAGCACTGGGCCATTCAAGAAACCAACGGACGCTATCTTGTTTTCACAGCGCCTGCCGACGCGTTGTCCAGAGAAGAGTTGGACGAGTTGTATTCGCTGCCCTACACGCGCAGCCCGCATCCCTCTTACACAAAACCGATTCCGGCAGCGCGCATGATCCAGTTCAGCGTGACATCGCACCGGGGATGCGCGGGCGGTTGTTCGTTCTGCTCCATAACGCTGCATCAAGGCCGTCAAATCACCTCGCGAAGCGCAGAATCGATCAAGGAAGAAGTTCGCAGCTTGACGCATCACCCCGATTGGTCGGGGAGCGTGTCCGACGTGGGTGGACCAACTGCCAACATGTGGGGCGCACGATGTGCGGCGGACCACACCATCTGCAAGCGCGCGGATTGCCTGACGCCCACGGTCTGCAAATACTTCGAGACGCAAGACGCGGAGTTGGTGGAATTGCTGCGGTCTTTGCGCGAGATGGACGGAGTAAAGCATGTCCGCGTCGCGAGCGGCGTGCGCTATGATCTGGCTGATGCCAACGGGGAGTATTTGCGCGCGCTCGTTCGCGAGTTCGTCGGCGGACAATTGAAGGTTGCGCCTGAGCACCAGAGCGATCATGTTCTCAAGCTGATGCGCAAGCCGTCATTTGCAGCATTTGAGCGTTTTCTCGGAGCCTTTCAACGTGAATCGCATCATGCTCACAAAGAGCAATACGTAATTCCGTATTTGATTAGTGCTTTCCCCGGATGCACCGACGACGATATGCGCGGGCTTTCGCAATGGCTGAAGGAACGCGGATGGAAACCGCAGCAAGTGCAGTGTTTCATCCCGACCCCGGGCTCCGTCGCGACTGCAATGTTCCATGCATGTATCGACCCGAAGGGAAATCCAATTCCCGTGGCGAAGTCCGATAAGGATAGAATGCGCCAGCACTATATGTTGCTGACCAACAAGGACGCCAAGGAAGAGAACTTCGACCTCTAG
- a CDS encoding YajD family HNH nuclease produces the protein MRRRLGKLDPVKKAEFLARVQREQADRQKGYREQALALFPHVCARCGKEFSGKSLSELTVHHKDSNHMNNPPDGSNWELLCTYCHEDEHGAYERVGSKETKVAYSDEDSSEGFNPFAGLKNLIKPSDAEEGRE, from the coding sequence ATGCGCCGTAGATTAGGCAAGCTCGACCCGGTTAAGAAGGCGGAGTTTCTGGCACGCGTTCAGCGGGAGCAGGCCGATCGCCAAAAGGGATACCGTGAGCAGGCTCTTGCCCTGTTTCCACACGTGTGCGCTCGCTGCGGTAAGGAATTTTCCGGAAAGAGCCTCAGCGAGCTAACGGTCCACCACAAAGACAGCAATCACATGAACAACCCGCCGGACGGAAGCAACTGGGAGTTGTTGTGTACCTACTGCCACGAAGACGAACACGGCGCGTACGAGCGCGTGGGATCCAAGGAAACGAAGGTGGCGTACAGCGACGAGGACTCGAGCGAAGGTTTCAATCCGTTTGCCGGATTGAAGAACTTGATCAAGCCGTCTGATGCGGAAGAGGGCCGGGAGTAG
- a CDS encoding GyrI-like domain-containing protein has product MVTHTFEVEEKSVPAMLIAGVRMKGHYSDCGKGFALIGRRLGRHLCGKPFNLYYDACAREGDADLEACVPMKRQAEAEGISVRELPGERCVTLLHEGPYETLGVSYEKVRAYIDAKRYTAKVPSREVYHKGPGMIFRGNPKKYLTEIQIPIA; this is encoded by the coding sequence ATGGTTACACACACCTTTGAAGTCGAAGAAAAATCAGTTCCCGCCATGTTGATTGCCGGGGTCCGCATGAAGGGTCACTACTCTGACTGCGGAAAGGGCTTCGCCCTGATTGGGCGCAGGCTGGGCCGCCATCTTTGCGGGAAACCGTTTAATCTCTACTACGATGCGTGCGCCCGGGAAGGTGACGCCGATCTGGAGGCGTGCGTTCCGATGAAGCGGCAAGCCGAAGCGGAAGGAATCTCGGTGCGCGAACTTCCGGGGGAACGTTGTGTGACCCTGCTCCACGAGGGGCCATACGAGACGCTCGGCGTGTCGTATGAGAAGGTCCGCGCGTATATCGACGCGAAGAGGTACACGGCAAAGGTCCCATCGCGTGAGGTATATCACAAAGGCCCGGGCATGATCTTCCGTGGCAATCCCAAGAAGTACCTTACAGAGATACAGATACCGATCGCGTAA